Proteins encoded within one genomic window of Lysinibacillus sphaericus:
- a CDS encoding ABC transporter ATP-binding protein, giving the protein MEFLKLDHIHHSYFSSTQAKEVLKDINLDIREGEFVSFIGPSGCGKTTLLSIIAGLFPATEGKVFIDGEIIAPHNQALIGYMLQQDYLFPWKTIEDNVTIGLKIMQRDNKTHKVTANALLHEIGLPHVGSYYPRELSGGMRQRVALARTLAVNPKILLLDEPFSALDYQSKLKLEDLVVETLKTYQKTAILVTHDIGEAIAMSERVFLFSANPGMLHKVFEIPSELQQLSPFDVRQHPAYSDVFQTIWKELESLG; this is encoded by the coding sequence ATGGAATTTTTAAAACTAGATCATATTCACCATAGTTATTTTTCTAGTACGCAGGCAAAGGAAGTTTTAAAAGATATTAATCTAGATATTCGTGAAGGGGAGTTTGTTTCTTTTATAGGGCCAAGTGGCTGTGGAAAAACGACACTCTTGTCTATTATTGCTGGGTTATTTCCTGCAACGGAAGGCAAGGTTTTTATTGATGGCGAAATTATTGCGCCACATAATCAGGCACTTATCGGCTACATGCTTCAACAAGATTATCTATTCCCGTGGAAAACGATTGAGGACAATGTCACCATTGGTTTAAAAATCATGCAGCGGGATAATAAAACGCATAAAGTAACGGCCAATGCGCTCTTACATGAAATTGGTTTGCCACATGTCGGAAGTTATTATCCGAGAGAGTTATCCGGAGGAATGCGTCAACGCGTAGCACTTGCAAGGACTTTAGCGGTTAATCCGAAAATATTATTGCTAGATGAACCATTTTCAGCGCTCGATTATCAATCTAAGTTAAAGCTTGAAGATTTAGTTGTCGAAACATTAAAGACCTATCAGAAAACGGCGATTCTTGTCACACATGATATTGGTGAGGCAATCGCTATGAGTGAAAGGGTATTTCTTTTCTCGGCTAATCCAGGCATGTTACACAAAGTGTTTGAAATACCTTCTGAGTTACAACAATTATCTCCGTTCGATGTAAGGCAACATCCAGCTTATTCAGATGTATTCCAAACGATTTGGAAGGAGCTGGAGAGTCTTGGATAA
- a CDS encoding YlaI family protein yields MRVKCVICDTINQLDDDLPLAKKLRNRPIHTYMCDTCHDRIKENTVARIETGNFRFYRTSPQMDKEF; encoded by the coding sequence ATGCGCGTAAAATGTGTCATTTGCGATACTATTAACCAGTTAGATGATGATTTACCGTTAGCAAAAAAACTGCGTAATCGTCCGATTCATACGTATATGTGCGACACATGCCATGATCGAATTAAGGAAAATACGGTGGCACGTATTGAAACGGGAAATTTCCGCTTTTACCGTACCTCACCACAAATGGACAAAGAATTTTAA
- a CDS encoding ABC transporter permease: MDNTLFKQYQQLLKKEKRFVRLYQIIILLVFFGGWELLSRLEWIDRLIFSSPTYVWQTFIEKVSDGTLTLHVGVTLMETIIGFIAGTLLGTLIATVLWWSPMLSKILDPYLVILNAMPKVALGPILIVALGPGYFSIIAMGALISIIITTIVVYTAFKGVDPNYSKVLQTFGATRWQTFKEVILPASFPTIISTLKVNVGLSWVGVIVGEFLVASKGLGYLIIYGFQVFNFNLVLMSLLIIAFFATIMYQVVELLEKVIIKNNG; encoded by the coding sequence TTGGATAATACATTGTTTAAACAATATCAACAATTGCTAAAGAAGGAAAAGCGCTTCGTTCGTCTATATCAAATCATTATTTTACTGGTCTTTTTTGGGGGGTGGGAGCTGCTCTCGAGGCTTGAATGGATTGACCGTTTAATCTTTAGCTCACCAACCTATGTATGGCAAACGTTTATTGAAAAAGTAAGCGACGGCACACTCACATTACATGTTGGTGTGACGTTAATGGAGACGATTATCGGCTTTATTGCTGGAACATTATTAGGGACCTTGATTGCAACTGTCCTCTGGTGGTCTCCGATGTTATCCAAAATTTTAGATCCGTATTTAGTAATATTAAATGCTATGCCAAAAGTGGCGTTAGGGCCGATTTTAATCGTTGCACTTGGACCAGGTTATTTTTCGATTATTGCAATGGGTGCTCTGATATCTATCATCATTACTACCATTGTTGTGTACACCGCTTTTAAAGGTGTGGATCCCAATTACAGTAAAGTGTTACAAACTTTTGGTGCAACTCGTTGGCAAACTTTCAAAGAGGTGATTTTGCCTGCTTCTTTTCCAACTATTATTTCGACTTTGAAAGTGAATGTTGGTTTGTCATGGGTTGGTGTGATTGTTGGTGAGTTTTTAGTTGCTTCAAAGGGGCTTGGTTATTTAATTATTTATGGCTTCCAAGTATTTAACTTTAATCTTGTCCTTATGTCACTGCTCATTATCGCTTTCTTCGCGACAATTATGTATCAAGTTGTCGAATTGCTGGAAAAAGTGATTATCAAAAATAATGGCTAA
- a CDS encoding YlaH-like family protein, producing the protein MDIKSALLGELNVIQVAASTNAEETTKVYGRMAGITRFLYENLPSYEVAGYVVFLLVFVLSAIVYKLGFAKKLKLSQNIVIYVFLFLGCIMLTFFALFLPMIEGLIVAALILIVYKTRMWREKREEQQAANQ; encoded by the coding sequence TTTATTGGGTGAACTAAATGTTATTCAAGTTGCTGCATCAACAAATGCAGAGGAAACAACAAAGGTTTATGGGAGAATGGCTGGTATTACAAGATTTCTATATGAAAATTTACCAAGCTATGAAGTTGCAGGCTATGTTGTATTTCTTCTTGTCTTTGTACTTTCTGCAATTGTCTATAAATTAGGCTTTGCAAAAAAGTTAAAGCTATCTCAAAATATTGTCATTTATGTGTTCCTATTTTTGGGGTGTATTATGTTGACATTTTTCGCGTTATTCCTACCTATGATTGAAGGCCTCATCGTAGCGGCGTTAATTTTGATTGTATACAAAACACGTATGTGGCGAGAAAAAAGAGAAGAGCAACAAGCTGCCAATCAATGA
- a CDS encoding YlaN family protein — MDTKSQTSFQEKALELLVADADKIARLIRVQMDHLTMPQCPLYEEVLDTQMFGLSREIDFAVKLGLIEREKGKAILDSLEKELSVLHDAYTDK, encoded by the coding sequence ATGGATACGAAATCACAAACTTCCTTTCAAGAGAAGGCTTTGGAGCTTTTAGTTGCTGATGCAGATAAAATTGCTCGCCTCATTCGAGTACAAATGGATCATTTAACGATGCCACAATGCCCTTTATATGAAGAAGTATTAGATACACAAATGTTCGGCCTTTCACGTGAAATTGACTTTGCTGTGAAGCTTGGACTTATTGAACGCGAAAAAGGCAAGGCCATTCTCGATTCACTCGAGAAGGAACTTTCTGTACTACATGACGCGTATACAGACAAATAA
- a CDS encoding ABC transporter substrate-binding protein — MRWLKKGLLFSSIALLLLSLAACNKAELEKVKVGEVTRSIFYAPQYVALEKGFFEEEGLSVELQTIAGGDKTMTALLSDGIDIALVGSETSIYVTAQGANDPIQNFAQLTQTDGTFLVAREKMDNFSWEDVKGSTFLGQRKGGMPQMAGEFVLKKHGIDPTKDVTLIQNIDFANIATAFASGTGDYVQLFEPTASVFEKEGKGYIVASFGTESGHLPYTSFMAKSSYLKDDAKTVQGFTNALKRAQDFVQEKSAAEVAKIIQPYFENVDVALIETVVERYKSQGSYATDPILDEEEWDNLQTIMEEAGELPQRVKYEELVNTKFAKKAAE; from the coding sequence ATGCGTTGGCTTAAAAAAGGTTTGTTATTTAGTAGTATTGCTTTGTTGCTCCTTTCATTGGCAGCGTGTAATAAAGCGGAGCTAGAAAAAGTAAAGGTCGGAGAAGTGACGCGCTCGATTTTCTATGCTCCGCAATATGTAGCGCTTGAAAAAGGTTTTTTTGAAGAGGAAGGACTTTCTGTTGAGCTACAAACGATTGCCGGTGGCGATAAAACGATGACAGCGTTACTTTCAGATGGCATCGATATTGCCTTAGTTGGCTCAGAAACATCCATTTATGTAACAGCTCAAGGTGCGAACGATCCGATTCAAAACTTTGCACAATTAACACAAACAGATGGTACATTTTTAGTAGCCCGTGAAAAGATGGATAATTTTTCATGGGAAGATGTAAAAGGATCAACATTTTTAGGGCAACGTAAAGGTGGAATGCCACAAATGGCTGGGGAGTTTGTCTTGAAAAAGCATGGCATTGATCCTACAAAAGATGTAACACTTATTCAAAATATTGATTTTGCCAATATCGCTACAGCCTTTGCTTCAGGAACAGGAGATTATGTTCAGTTGTTTGAACCGACAGCGAGTGTGTTTGAAAAAGAAGGGAAAGGTTATATTGTTGCTTCATTTGGCACGGAATCAGGCCATTTACCATACACGTCCTTTATGGCAAAAAGTAGCTACTTAAAGGATGATGCTAAAACAGTGCAAGGATTTACTAATGCGCTAAAGCGAGCACAAGATTTTGTACAAGAGAAAAGTGCGGCAGAAGTGGCAAAAATAATTCAGCCGTATTTTGAAAATGTTGATGTAGCGTTAATTGAGACGGTGGTCGAACGTTATAAATCACAAGGCTCTTATGCAACAGATCCAATTTTGGATGAAGAAGAGTGGGATAACTTACAAACAATTATGGAGGAAGCAGGTGAACTTCCTCAACGAGTAAAATATGAAGAGCTTGTGAATACAAAGTTTGCAAAAAAGGCTGCAGAGTAA